The Sphingobacterium lactis sequence TATAGGCATCCAGGAGATTCTTCCAGGTCAAGTCTTGAACATCCTTGACTCCAAAGCGACTCGGTTCGCCGGTTGGAGGAGGGAGGCTTGGATCCAGCATGACCTGCACCTCGGCCGTAACGGCTGGCATATTCTCGAATTCGCCCTTCGGCTTCAGGTTACTGAAGTAGGTGTTTGGGAAGGCCAAGATGATATGTAGATGCTTGGAGATCGGTAGGTAATTCAGGAACGCTAATACGCCGATGATATGGAACCACCAACAGAATCGCTCGATCAAGATCAGACTGGATACGGAATCCGGAAGGATCGGCACCAAGAAACTGCTGATTGGGAAAGCGCCAGCCACATGGTAATGCTCGGCACCCAAGGTCTGCAATTTATAATCCGCAGCATTCATAAACAGAAAGGCTGCCATCAAAAGAATTTCTGCGGTCAGGATCAGGTTAGCATCGGTCTTAGGCCAATTGTTCAGCTCTGATTGGTTCAAGCGCTTCACCTTCAGGACATTCCTGCGGATCATGAAAACCACACAGCCTGCCAACACCAGGAAAGCTAGGATTTCAAACGCATAGATCAGGAAGTTATAGAACCCACCCAAAACGGAAAGAACGCGATGTGTGCCAAATAGGCCATCGATCACGATCTCGAGCATCTCAATATTAATGATACAGAACCCTACATAGACAAAAAGGTGCAGTAGGGCAGGGATAGGACGCTTGAACATCTTCTGTTGCCCAAAGGCGACCAATAGCATGGTCTTCAAGCGCTCCCCAGGTCTGTCCGATCGATCCAATGCCTTTCCCAGTCGGATATTCCGGTAGATCTTGCTGGCATTCTTATAGAACAAGACCACAGCAGCGACAAAGAGAATCCCAAATATGAGTTGACTTATCATAGTTTAAATCTTAGGTTAACAAATATAAAAAATCAGCTTATACTATGCATGCATATTAAATTATTTAGACAGATTAAAAATAATTGGCGCTGCTTAATAAACATGCTGTAAAATGTCTGGACTGAAATGTAGTTTTCTGGCCGATTCAATCAAGGTAGGTATAAAAAATGATACAACAAAGCAGGGTGGAATGCAGCTTCATTTTGTAAATTGCAGCTGCAATCCCATCTGCTGTATAACCTAAACGTACGACTTGGCACAACGTTGCTGTCTGCTAACGGCTGATGATGAGGAAAGCAATAATACTATGGATATGGCAATTACAGAAGGGCATTATGACGTCATCGTCATCGGATCCGGTATTTCCGGAGGATGGGCCGCAAAGGAATTCTGCGAAAAGGGGTTGAAGACCCTTGTACTGGAGCGTGGATTCGATGTGCAGCATGTTAAGGATTACCCGACGGCGTACAAGGATCCTTGGGAGTTTCCGCATCGCAATCGGGTGCCGTTGCAAGTGAGAAAGGAGAACCCCATAGTTTCGCGGTGTTATGCATTTAATGAGGATGCTCAGCATTTCTTTACCCTGGACGCTGAACAGGAATACATCCAGGAGAAGCCATTCGATTGGATCCGCGGTTACCATGTTGGCGGGAAGTCGCTCTTATGGGCGCGGCAGGTGCAACGTTGGAGCGATCATGATTTCGAGGGTCCTGCGAGGGATGGCTTTGCCGTGGATTGGCCCATCCGGTATGCGGATATTGCTCCCTGGTACAGCTATGTCGAGCGGTTCATCGGAGTTTCAGGCAACCGGGATGGCAACGCAGCTATGCCCGATGGCGAATTCCTGCCGGCATTTGAATTGAATGCCGTGGAGCGCATGGTGCAGGAGCGATTGCCCAAGGGCTATCCGGATCGGCAGGTGATTGCCGGCCGATGTGCCCATATAACCGAACCGAAGGAAATACACATCCAACAGGGGCGCACGCGCTGCCAGAACAGAACCTTGTGCCAACGCGGATGCCCTTTTGGGGGATATTTCAGCTCCAATGCTTCTACTTTACCCTGGGCAGCAAAAACAGGCAACCTGACCATACGACCTAACTCCATCGTTGAATCCATTATCTTTGATAAAGATCGGGGAATTGCGACTGGAGTACGTATCATCGATGCGGAGACCGGTCAAGATTATGTGTTCAACAGCAGGTTGGTCTTCGTCAATGCTTCTGCCATGGCGAGTACCCAAATCCTGTTGAATTCCACCTCGGACCGCTTTCCAAATGGCTTGGGCAACGATTCTGGATTATTGGGGAAATATGTGGCCTTCCATAATTACCTGGGATCTATTTCCGCAACCATGGAAGGTTTTGATGACCAATATTACTACGGCCGCCGACCTACACAGCCCATCATTCCTAATTTTAGGAACGTCAGGAAGCAGGAGACGGATTTCTTGCGTGGGTATGCATCCTTTTTCAGTGCCTACCGCGGACAGGCAGCACCTACTGGTGACTCATTAGGTGCCTCTTATAAAGATAGCCTATCGGAAGTTGGCGGATGGGGGATAGGCATGATGATGCAGGGGGAGACCATACCCAAAGCAGAGAACCATATCCGCCTGAGCAAGGACAAACGGGATAAATACGGCATGCCGCAACTTATCTTCCATGTCGACTACGATGACAACGATAGGAAGAGCATGGCGGACTTTCTCGAGCAGGGGGCAGAAATGCTGGAATACATAGGCGCCAAGAACATCAGTACCCACGACAGCAAGCAAAACCCTGGGCTCGACATTCACGAGATGGGCGGAGCTCGGATGGGGCATGATCCCAAGAGCTCCTTGTTGAACAGTTGGAACCAATTGCACCATTGCAAGAATGTCTTCGTAACAGACGGTGCCTGCATGACCTCCACCGGGACCCAGAACCCCTCGCTAACCTACATGGCCCTGACCGCGAGAGCAGCGGACTATGCCATCAATCAGTACCTGAAAAAGCTGTAAGCTTAAAATATATTCGAAAAAACCCTATACTAAAGTTAATACGGAGATTACAGTTAGTGAAAAAATACAAACAAAAAAAAAGACCTTCAAGGCTTTCGCCCTAGGTCTAAATACTTAATTCTAATTACTAACTACTAAAAAATTAAAAAGGGAAATCTCTCGATTTCCCTTTTTAATTTTTTTTATTTTTTGGCTGCTGGTGCTGCACTTACACCTAGCTTCGCTTTGATATCAGCTGTTAGGTCATCACCTCCTTGGAAGTAAGGAACACTGCCGCTAGAGATATCCAAAACGTAAGCATATCCTTTTTCTTTTGCTACAGTGTTGATCGCAGTCATCACTTTTTGCTCGATAGGCGCGTAAAGTTCTTGTTGTTTCTTACCGATTTCTTCTTGCGCTGCTTGCTGAACACCTTGGATACGTGTTTCCATTTCACGCATGGTGTTACCAATGGTTTGAAGTTCTGCGTCTACCGCTGCTTTGTTTGCTTCGCTACGGTTTCTGATCTTCTCATTAGCTGTATTCTGTTGTTCTTGGTATTTACCAATCATGTCCTGAATTTCCTTTTGCTTTGTTTCGCTCAAGGTTTTCATTTGTGCTTCTGCAGCTTTGAATTCATTTGTAGACTGAACAATTTCTGCTGTATTGATATGACCGATTTTCTGTTGTGCGTTGACAGCGTTACTTGCCAATAAAATTCCTGATGCTAATACTACACTTTTCAATAAATTTTTCATGCTTTTTTTGTTAGTCTTATATTTTAAGATATAAGTTGATGCTCTTTTTTTATGTGTTTCTAATTAATTTAATTGCGCAATTATAATAAAAAATATTAGTTAGCTAAAGAAGGATTAGGTCTTAATCCTAATTTAGTAATCACTTCGTTACTTTTATCCAAGCTAGGGTTCGCATAAAGGAAGGAGTTTTCGCTTCTTTTATCCATGATAAAGTCAAACTGACCTGCTGCAGCCACATCTTGAATCGCTTTTGTTACGCGTGCTTGGATCGGTTTCATCAAGTTCTCACGGTTCTTGAACAGCTCACCATCCATACCGAATTTCGAGCGTTGGAATTCCTTCACCGATTTTTCCTTGTTCACGATCTCATCCTCACGGCGTCTGCGCATATCCGCGTTCAGGTTTGCCTGATCGCGTTGGTAGGCTTGGTACATCTTTTCGATTTCCTCATATTGCCTATCCACCTCTGCCTGCCATTGTTTGGATTGGTTATCCAATGTTTTCTGTGCATTGGTAAATTCTGGGATGTGTTTCATGACATATTCAGAATCCACATACGCTAGTTTCTGTGCAAATGATGCCGTACCTAACATGGTTAACATCACGATTAATATTACTACTCTTTTCATCGACATATTATTTATTTGAAATGCTATGTTTAAGACAATTGAAATATTAAAAAGTTTAATCCTAGAATCCGCCCATATTCTGGATGATACTGAATGTGAAGTTCTGTCTCCAGCGATCGGTCTGTAAACCAGGGATCGGATCCAGGGCATGACCGTAGTCAATTCCCAACATACCGAAGATCGGAAGGAAGATACGAGCACCCACACCTACAGAACGTCTCATCTTGAATGGGTTCACCTCGTCGAATCTGTTCCAGGTGTTACCTGCCTCCGCAAATGCCAGCGCAAATACGGTTGCTTGATCGTTCAACATGATCGGGTGGCGTAATTCCAATTGATATTTCGCATAGATCGGGCTACCGGATTGAATCGCGATGTTCTGCTGATTGCTACCTGTGGATGCCGGGATAATGGCACCGTTCGCATATCCACGCATCGCAATGATCTCAGAACCCTGTAAGAAGTCGAATCCTTGCATACCATCACCCCCTAATTTGAAACGCTCGAATGGAGAAAC is a genomic window containing:
- a CDS encoding OmpH family outer membrane protein; this encodes MKRVVILIVMLTMLGTASFAQKLAYVDSEYVMKHIPEFTNAQKTLDNQSKQWQAEVDRQYEEIEKMYQAYQRDQANLNADMRRRREDEIVNKEKSVKEFQRSKFGMDGELFKNRENLMKPIQARVTKAIQDVAAAGQFDFIMDKRSENSFLYANPSLDKSNEVITKLGLRPNPSLAN
- a CDS encoding (Fe-S)-binding protein; translated protein: MISQLIFGILFVAAVVLFYKNASKIYRNIRLGKALDRSDRPGERLKTMLLVAFGQQKMFKRPIPALLHLFVYVGFCIINIEMLEIVIDGLFGTHRVLSVLGGFYNFLIYAFEILAFLVLAGCVVFMIRRNVLKVKRLNQSELNNWPKTDANLILTAEILLMAAFLFMNAADYKLQTLGAEHYHVAGAFPISSFLVPILPDSVSSLILIERFCWWFHIIGVLAFLNYLPISKHLHIILAFPNTYFSNLKPKGEFENMPAVTAEVQVMLDPSLPPPTGEPSRFGVKDVQDLTWKNLLDAYTCTECGRCTSACPANMTGKLLSPRKIMMDTRDRVEEVGKNIDANGSFTDDGKGLLDTYVTREEIWACTSCNACVEQCPVNINPLEIIIGLRQYAVMEESQAPSSINNMFSNLENNGAPWKYSQADRANWTNQ
- a CDS encoding OmpH family outer membrane protein gives rise to the protein MKNLLKSVVLASGILLASNAVNAQQKIGHINTAEIVQSTNEFKAAEAQMKTLSETKQKEIQDMIGKYQEQQNTANEKIRNRSEANKAAVDAELQTIGNTMREMETRIQGVQQAAQEEIGKKQQELYAPIEQKVMTAINTVAKEKGYAYVLDISSGSVPYFQGGDDLTADIKAKLGVSAAPAAKK
- a CDS encoding GMC oxidoreductase codes for the protein MAITEGHYDVIVIGSGISGGWAAKEFCEKGLKTLVLERGFDVQHVKDYPTAYKDPWEFPHRNRVPLQVRKENPIVSRCYAFNEDAQHFFTLDAEQEYIQEKPFDWIRGYHVGGKSLLWARQVQRWSDHDFEGPARDGFAVDWPIRYADIAPWYSYVERFIGVSGNRDGNAAMPDGEFLPAFELNAVERMVQERLPKGYPDRQVIAGRCAHITEPKEIHIQQGRTRCQNRTLCQRGCPFGGYFSSNASTLPWAAKTGNLTIRPNSIVESIIFDKDRGIATGVRIIDAETGQDYVFNSRLVFVNASAMASTQILLNSTSDRFPNGLGNDSGLLGKYVAFHNYLGSISATMEGFDDQYYYGRRPTQPIIPNFRNVRKQETDFLRGYASFFSAYRGQAAPTGDSLGASYKDSLSEVGGWGIGMMMQGETIPKAENHIRLSKDKRDKYGMPQLIFHVDYDDNDRKSMADFLEQGAEMLEYIGAKNISTHDSKQNPGLDIHEMGGARMGHDPKSSLLNSWNQLHHCKNVFVTDGACMTSTGTQNPSLTYMALTARAADYAINQYLKKL